The Nostoc sp. 'Peltigera membranacea cyanobiont' N6 genome contains the following window.
GGTAGACGCGGTGAGAATGAGGGGCGGGGCGGTTGTGTTACATGGAAACACTTACGACGATGCTTATAGCTATGCCCGTGAATTAGAAGTGGAAAAAGGATTGACTTTTATTCATCCCTTTGACGATCCCCATGTAATTGCTGGACAGGGAACCATCGGTATGGAAATTTTACGGCAATATCAGCAACCCATCCATGCAATTTTTGTCGCAATTGGAGGAGGCGGTTTGATTTCTGGGATTGGGGCTTATGTGAAACGATTGCGTCCTGAAATCAAAATTATTGGCGTTGAACCTGTAGACGCTGATGCTATGTCTCAATCGCTCAAAGCTGGACATCGGGTGCGCTTATCCCAAGTGGGGTTATTTGCTGATGGCGTGGCGGTGCGGGAAGTAGGTGAAGAAACCTTCCGTTTATGTCAGCAGTATGTAGATGAAATTATTTTGGTGGGTACAGACGATACTTGTGCTGCGATTAAAGACGTGTTTGAGGATACGCGATCCATTTTAGAACCAGCTGGTGCATTGGCGATCGCAGCTGCCAAAGCATACACAGAACGAGAACAAATCGAGGGACAAACCTTAATTGCTGTTGCTTGCGGTGCAAACATGAATTTCGATCGCCTCCGCTTTGTGGCAGAACGGGCACAATTAGGCGAACGCCGCGAAGCCATCTTTGCAGTCACAATTCCTGAAGAACGGGGAAGTATTCGCCAGTTTTGTGAATGTATTGGCAACCGTAATCTTACTGAGTTTAATTATCGCATTGCTGATAAAAAAACAGCCCATATTTTTGTCGGCGTGCAAATTCAAAACCGTGCTGATGCTGCAAAGATGGTAGAAACCTTTGAAG
Protein-coding sequences here:
- the ilvA gene encoding threonine ammonia-lyase, biosynthetic, with the translated sequence MYCDYLIQILTARVYDVAQETPLEYAPNLSARLNNQLLLKREDMQSVFSFKLRGAYNKMVQLPPDVLAQGVIAASAGNHAQGVALAANRLGTKAIIVMPVTTPQVKVDAVRMRGGAVVLHGNTYDDAYSYARELEVEKGLTFIHPFDDPHVIAGQGTIGMEILRQYQQPIHAIFVAIGGGGLISGIGAYVKRLRPEIKIIGVEPVDADAMSQSLKAGHRVRLSQVGLFADGVAVREVGEETFRLCQQYVDEIILVGTDDTCAAIKDVFEDTRSILEPAGALAIAAAKAYTEREQIEGQTLIAVACGANMNFDRLRFVAERAQLGERREAIFAVTIPEERGSIRQFCECIGNRNLTEFNYRIADKKTAHIFVGVQIQNRADAAKMVETFEAQGFETLDLTDDELTKLHLRHMVGGHSPLAHNELLYRFEFPERPGALMKFVTSMSPDWNISLFHYRNNGADYGRIVVGIQVPPHEMGEWQAFLDNLGYRYWDENKNPAYKLFLG